Proteins encoded by one window of Blautia faecicola:
- a CDS encoding MATE family efflux transporter has product MTKENTSAPAAENKMGTMPIGKLLFNMSLPMMISMLVQALYNIVDSIFVAKLSENALTAVSLAFPLQTLLIAVATGTGVGMNALLSRSLGEHKFKEANKIGVNAAFLYFLSYLVFLILGFTVVKPFYASQIKGADAEIMEMGIEYLRTVMIFSFGLLAQIYFERLLTSTGKTLFSMTSQLCGALTNIILDPIMIFGLLGCPAMGVTGAAVATVIGQCVAAVVAFTCNHKFNTEIKIRFQGFRPDIKIIGTIYAIGVPSIIMQSIGSVMTYSMNRILIAFSSTATAVFGVYFKLQSFFFMPVFGLNNGITPIIAFNYGAQNRKRMIKTIKLSLITAFCLTFVGFLSFELIPQVLLGMFNASEDMLAIGIPALRIIGVHYLIAWFCIICGTVFQALGKAVYSMIVSILRQLVVLIPVAYLLSRIGGLHVVWWCFPIAEVASLVVSLTFLFSVNRQIISKIPDGSDIL; this is encoded by the coding sequence ATGACAAAAGAAAATACTTCTGCCCCTGCAGCAGAAAATAAAATGGGAACTATGCCCATCGGTAAACTTTTATTTAATATGTCGTTACCGATGATGATTTCCATGCTCGTGCAGGCACTTTACAACATCGTTGACAGTATCTTCGTGGCGAAGCTTTCCGAGAATGCCCTTACTGCTGTTTCTCTTGCCTTTCCTTTACAGACATTACTGATTGCTGTTGCAACCGGTACCGGTGTCGGTATGAATGCTCTGCTCTCCAGATCACTGGGGGAACATAAGTTTAAAGAAGCCAATAAGATCGGTGTCAATGCAGCTTTTCTGTATTTTTTAAGTTATCTTGTATTTTTGATTCTGGGATTTACCGTTGTAAAACCATTTTATGCCAGCCAGATCAAAGGTGCGGATGCTGAGATCATGGAGATGGGCATCGAATATCTTCGTACCGTTATGATTTTCTCTTTCGGTTTACTTGCACAGATTTACTTTGAACGCCTTCTAACCTCCACCGGAAAAACACTTTTCAGCATGACTTCCCAGTTATGCGGAGCTCTTACCAATATCATTCTGGATCCGATCATGATCTTCGGTCTGCTGGGATGTCCGGCCATGGGCGTTACCGGTGCCGCTGTAGCAACCGTCATCGGCCAGTGTGTCGCTGCTGTTGTTGCGTTTACCTGCAATCACAAGTTTAACACAGAGATTAAGATCCGTTTTCAGGGATTCCGTCCGGATATCAAAATCATCGGAACGATCTACGCGATCGGCGTTCCTTCGATCATCATGCAGTCTATCGGCTCTGTGATGACGTACTCTATGAACCGGATCCTGATTGCTTTCTCATCCACAGCAACCGCTGTGTTCGGTGTATATTTCAAGCTTCAGAGTTTCTTCTTCATGCCGGTGTTCGGTCTGAACAATGGTATCACGCCGATCATCGCCTTCAACTACGGGGCTCAGAACAGAAAACGTATGATCAAAACGATCAAACTCAGCCTGATCACTGCTTTCTGTCTGACCTTTGTCGGATTCTTATCTTTTGAGCTGATTCCACAGGTTCTTCTTGGAATGTTCAATGCTTCCGAAGATATGCTCGCCATCGGTATACCTGCACTGCGTATCATCGGAGTTCATTATCTGATCGCCTGGTTCTGTATCATCTGCGGAACAGTATTTCAGGCTCTCGGAAAAGCAGTATACAGCATGATCGTATCGATCCTTCGTCAGCTCGTGGTCCTGATCCCGGTAGCCTACCTTCTTTCCCGGATCGGAGGACTGCATGTGGTATGGTGGTGCTTCCCGATTGCAGAGGTTGCATCTCTTGTTGTTTCACTGACTTTCCTGTTCAGTGTCAACCGACAGATTATTTCTAAAATACCGGATGGCAGTGACATTCTGTAA
- a CDS encoding AraC family transcriptional regulator has product MKNIHSIEFYTGSKEELLPGFEKDFPYIASRAELDKYIGCYVPWHWHRTVELFYMESGSIEYDTPGGKILFPAGSGGMINPNVLHMTKAISQKEKNIQLLHIFDVSLLAGEQGSRIEQKYISPVITASQLEIIPLFPGNAEEERILKLLAASFRLSSDEFGYEIKLREALTEIWLMLFELSRSMREKKGEHNKSNDKIKLMMIYIHEHYREKISIPELAAAAYLSERECYRVFHDCLHMTPVEYITTYRLQVACQMLAKGQEAVTVISHECGLGSSSYFGKVFREYAYCSPTEYRKKWQNSDR; this is encoded by the coding sequence ATGAAAAATATCCATAGCATTGAATTTTATACTGGAAGCAAGGAAGAATTGCTTCCAGGTTTTGAAAAAGATTTTCCCTATATCGCTTCGAGGGCAGAACTTGACAAATATATAGGGTGTTATGTACCGTGGCACTGGCACAGGACAGTGGAACTTTTTTATATGGAAAGCGGCAGCATTGAATATGATACGCCAGGAGGAAAAATATTGTTTCCGGCCGGAAGCGGCGGCATGATAAATCCCAATGTACTCCATATGACAAAAGCAATATCGCAGAAAGAAAAGAATATACAACTACTTCATATTTTCGACGTTTCCTTACTTGCCGGAGAACAGGGAAGCAGGATTGAACAAAAATATATTTCACCTGTCATAACAGCCTCGCAGCTTGAGATAATCCCGCTTTTTCCGGGCAATGCAGAAGAAGAAAGGATTTTGAAACTGCTTGCTGCCTCATTTCGTTTATCCAGTGATGAATTTGGATATGAAATAAAACTACGGGAAGCCCTAACGGAAATATGGCTCATGCTTTTTGAACTTTCTCGTTCTATGCGTGAAAAGAAAGGGGAACATAACAAAAGCAACGATAAAATAAAGCTGATGATGATATACATTCATGAACACTACAGAGAAAAAATATCTATTCCGGAACTTGCTGCGGCAGCATATTTAAGCGAAAGGGAATGTTATAGAGTGTTCCATGACTGTCTGCACATGACACCTGTTGAGTATATAACAACTTACCGTTTACAAGTTGCCTGTCAGATGTTGGCAAAGGGGCAGGAAGCTGTTACTGTTATCAGTCATGAGTGTGGTTTAGGGAGCAGCAGTTATTTTGGAAAGGTTTTTCGGGAATATGCATATTGTTCACCTACAGAATATAGAAAAAAATGGCAGAATAGTGATAGGTAA
- a CDS encoding sugar phosphate isomerase/epimerase family protein: protein MKLKVGVQLFSVMTELANDYLKTLENVAKAGYKYVEYVDVPGNSPEEIGNKVKELGLTAIASHVHFDPFTSTHEDMVKIVEDNVKMHSEAIILPMGIMTTMEEIKTVAAACNEMAALAKAHGMAFYYHNHCQEFYQVEGKTAYEWLVELTDPELVFFEVDTFWATRGGQKAVELIKKLGSRAKLIHQKDMGKSADPINLIEGVTDLTRENYCEKIFGRTNPTDICTVGTGIMDIPEIVKTVTELDYAPYIIVELDCCARQTEEEYNTPLSPFASIKASREYLESVIG, encoded by the coding sequence ATGAAACTGAAAGTTGGCGTACAGCTTTTCTCGGTTATGACCGAGTTGGCAAATGACTACCTCAAAACTCTGGAGAATGTTGCAAAAGCAGGCTATAAGTATGTTGAGTATGTAGATGTTCCCGGCAACAGCCCCGAAGAAATCGGAAATAAAGTAAAAGAGCTTGGTCTGACTGCTATTGCAAGCCACGTACATTTTGATCCTTTTACCTCTACCCATGAAGATATGGTTAAGATTGTAGAAGACAACGTCAAGATGCATTCGGAAGCTATTATCCTGCCGATGGGTATCATGACCACAATGGAAGAGATCAAAACAGTTGCCGCAGCCTGCAATGAAATGGCTGCTCTGGCAAAAGCACACGGCATGGCTTTCTATTATCACAACCACTGTCAGGAATTTTATCAGGTTGAAGGCAAAACCGCTTATGAATGGCTGGTTGAACTGACCGATCCCGAACTGGTTTTCTTCGAAGTCGATACTTTCTGGGCAACCCGCGGCGGACAGAAGGCTGTTGAACTGATTAAAAAGCTCGGTTCCCGTGCAAAACTGATCCATCAGAAAGATATGGGTAAATCTGCTGATCCGATCAACCTGATTGAGGGTGTTACCGATCTGACCAGAGAGAACTACTGCGAAAAGATTTTCGGCCGTACAAATCCGACCGATATCTGCACCGTTGGCACCGGTATCATGGATATCCCCGAAATCGTTAAAACTGTAACTGAGCTTGACTATGCTCCTTACATTATTGTTGAACTTGACTGCTGCGCCCGTCAGACCGAAGAAGAGTACAACACTCCTCTTTCGCCTTTCGCAAGCATCAAAGCAAGCCGCGAGTATCTCGAAAGCGTTATCGGCTGA
- a CDS encoding DUF134 domain-containing protein: MARPRRCRKICTEPAYDSFKPEGISVREEITMTVDEYEVIRLVDLEKYTHEQCAERMGISRTTVTEIYESARYKLADSVVNGKKLHISEGDYQLCDGKNVFCCNRLCKRSEESVRKIIIQRKVGAQTALKEAGIRLYGGVKGNADKAIEAYLKGNLDYNPEVHCTTHEHGHSCGEHHCGEEKHGCSGNGENQ; encoded by the coding sequence ATGGCGCGACCAAGAAGATGCAGAAAAATCTGTACAGAACCTGCATATGACAGTTTTAAACCGGAAGGAATCTCTGTGAGAGAAGAGATTACTATGACCGTAGATGAATACGAAGTGATTCGACTGGTTGACCTGGAAAAATATACACATGAACAGTGTGCAGAGCGAATGGGAATCTCAAGGACAACAGTGACTGAGATCTATGAATCCGCACGTTATAAACTGGCAGACAGTGTGGTAAATGGAAAAAAGTTACATATTTCAGAGGGCGACTATCAGTTATGTGATGGAAAGAATGTATTTTGCTGTAACAGACTCTGTAAAAGATCCGAAGAATCCGTCAGAAAAATAATCATTCAAAGAAAGGTTGGAGCACAGACAGCACTGAAAGAGGCAGGAATCCGGTTATATGGAGGCGTAAAAGGAAATGCAGATAAAGCGATAGAGGCTTATTTGAAAGGAAACCTTGACTATAATCCGGAAGTACACTGTACCACACACGAACATGGTCACTCCTGTGGCGAGCATCACTGTGGTGAAGAGAAACACGGATGTTCCGGAAATGGTGAAAATCAATAG
- a CDS encoding HD domain-containing protein codes for MELNIQTAELALREASDSNPGAWADHSRFVAEACKNIASHCKDLSSEQAYIFGLLHDIGRYAGVSSERHLIDGYRYCIERGWEKAAQICISHAFMIQDIDTSIGVFDVSDEDYLFMKEFIANAVYDDYDRLVQLCDALAMPTGFCLLEKRFVDVTIRYGVHTATIDRWKKILEIKEQFENQIGCSIYSLLPGIVENSFR; via the coding sequence ATGGAGTTGAACATTCAGACCGCAGAATTGGCATTAAGGGAAGCGTCAGACTCCAATCCGGGAGCATGGGCAGATCATTCCCGGTTTGTAGCCGAAGCCTGTAAGAACATTGCATCACATTGTAAAGATTTATCTTCTGAACAGGCATATATTTTCGGGTTGTTGCATGATATTGGACGCTATGCCGGAGTGAGTTCGGAAAGGCATCTGATAGACGGCTATCGGTACTGTATAGAGCGCGGATGGGAAAAAGCCGCACAGATATGTATATCCCACGCATTTATGATTCAGGATATTGACACATCTATCGGTGTATTTGATGTCAGTGATGAGGATTACCTGTTTATGAAAGAATTTATTGCAAATGCGGTATATGATGATTATGACCGTCTTGTACAGTTATGTGACGCATTGGCTATGCCGACGGGGTTCTGTCTTTTAGAAAAGAGATTTGTAGACGTGACAATACGGTACGGTGTTCACACGGCGACAATAGACAGGTGGAAAAAGATTTTAGAGATTAAAGAACAGTTTGAAAATCAGATCGGCTGTTCAATCTATTCTCTGCTTCCAGGTATTGTGGAAAACAGTTTTCGTTAA
- a CDS encoding NUDIX hydrolase: MTTTTLCYIENEGKYLMLHRVKKKNDINEGKWIGVGGHVEYQESPEECLVREVKEETGLTLTSYRFRGVVTFISDTCEAELMCVFTADGYTGELIECDEGELCWVDKTVVPKLPTWEGDRVFLDMLLSGEERFFSLKLRYEGDKLVEKKTHLY, translated from the coding sequence ATGACAACGACAACGTTATGTTACATAGAAAACGAAGGCAAATACCTGATGCTTCACAGAGTAAAAAAGAAGAATGATATCAACGAGGGAAAATGGATCGGTGTCGGCGGTCATGTGGAATATCAGGAAAGCCCGGAGGAATGTCTGGTGCGTGAGGTGAAGGAAGAGACCGGGCTTACACTTACCTCGTATCGGTTCCGTGGTGTGGTGACATTTATCAGCGATACCTGCGAAGCGGAACTGATGTGTGTGTTCACAGCGGATGGATACACAGGAGAACTAATCGAATGCGATGAGGGAGAACTTTGCTGGGTAGATAAAACAGTTGTGCCAAAACTTCCGACCTGGGAAGGCGACAGAGTGTTTCTGGATATGCTTCTTTCCGGGGAAGAAAGATTTTTCTCGCTGAAATTAAGATATGAGGGAGATAAGCTTGTGGAGAAGAAAACTCATTTGTACTAA
- a CDS encoding helix-turn-helix domain-containing protein has protein sequence MNFNLKLKKIRTFRKMTQKELSEKIGLTDQHRIVQYEKGVRVPKKDLVDKMAQALDVNPYTLYDTAGRDASEMMELLFWLDEFNPSALHLFLPRKFPGEKCNEVADTSVYYHDNDSWPAHSPVCMWFDYGVLNDFLKEWVVRMNELKSGVITRDEYFEWKINWPQTCDDCGKFEPKKQWRKNF, from the coding sequence ATGAATTTTAATCTGAAACTAAAAAAAATCCGGACATTCCGGAAAATGACGCAAAAAGAACTGTCAGAGAAGATCGGACTGACCGATCAGCATAGGATTGTACAATATGAAAAAGGCGTTCGTGTTCCCAAAAAAGATTTGGTCGATAAAATGGCACAGGCTCTTGATGTTAATCCTTATACCCTCTATGATACCGCTGGACGTGACGCTTCCGAAATGATGGAACTGCTTTTCTGGCTGGATGAATTTAATCCATCTGCCCTGCATCTGTTTCTTCCTCGGAAATTTCCCGGTGAAAAATGCAATGAAGTAGCAGACACGTCCGTTTACTATCACGACAATGATAGCTGGCCTGCCCATTCTCCTGTCTGTATGTGGTTTGATTATGGGGTTCTGAATGATTTTCTGAAAGAATGGGTGGTTCGAATGAATGAGCTGAAATCCGGTGTAATTACCAGAGATGAGTATTTTGAATGGAAAATTAACTGGCCGCAGACCTGTGATGATTGTGGAAAGTTTGAACCTAAGAAACAATGGCGAAAAAACTTTTAA